Proteins encoded together in one Hevea brasiliensis isolate MT/VB/25A 57/8 chromosome 16, ASM3005281v1, whole genome shotgun sequence window:
- the LOC110649980 gene encoding wall-associated receptor kinase 2-like has product MGLHTEMRLLLIHWLFPLSLAAAAAVAELTPTPLAKPGCPHVCGNLSIPYPFGTRKGCFLDDNFLITCNATTNKPFLTDGNIEVLDISLDGQLRIFSWAAYDCYDKNGNQLSYFEPWTTLSKFTLSFSRNMFIAVGCDSYAWVRDYWGDTYATGCLSICYTNDSVVNGSCSGIGCCQTSIPKGVKNFNITVTSYNNHTRVMDFNPCSYAFVVEDGIYKFSTLDLVNFQKEGFPVVLDWAIGNKNCKEARKNTTAYACKENSVCLDSDNQPGYLCNCSSGYKGNPYLANGCKEIDECEDPSLNKCISTANCLNIVGSYTCFCPKGYHGDGRNDVRLILFVGASSAVSLLFVIISFVSWGLQRRKINELKKKNFRDNGGPVLKQLLSKIERTAEKAKIFTEDEVKKATNNFNASQIVGKGGFGIVYKGTLDKKLVAIKKSRFMDHDQIEQFVNEVFVLCQIKHPSVVKLIGVCLETSVPLLVYEFIGNKTLHYHIHNEVGGSSMPWKTRLRIAVETADALAHMHSDAPIHIIHRDVKSENILLDDEFQAKVSDFGVSRLVPLDQTQVSTLVQGTLGYIDPEYLLTSLLNEKSDVYSFGVVLLELLTGQKALSSDRPDKDKSLAAFFIDSMKEDRLFEILHERVRNEGNSEQLKGVAELAKRCLRIKGVKRPTMKEVKSELEELMMGKCVHV; this is encoded by the exons ATGGGATTGCATACAGAGATGCGCCTCTTGTTAATTCACTGGCTGTTTCCGTTATCATTAGCAGCTGCAGCGGCAGTAGCAGAGTTAACACCAACACCTCTTGCAAAACCTGGCTGCCCACACGTTTGCGGGAACCTTAGCATCCCATACCCATTTGGCACTCGCAAAGGATGCTTCCTAGATGATAATTTCTTGATAACCTGCAATGCCACCACCAATAAGCCATTTTTGACAGATGGAAACATAGAAGTCCTAGACATATCACTTGATGGTCAGCTTCGAATCTTCTCCTGGGCGGCCTACGATTGCTATGACAAGAACGGGAATCAGCTTTCTTATTTTGAACCATGGACCACGTTATCCAAATTCACCCTCTCATTTTCCCGGAATATGTTTATTGCAGTAGGTTGTGACAGTTATGCATGGGTTCGAGATTACTGGGGAGATACCTACGCCACTGGATGTTTGTCTATCTGTTACACAAATGATTCGGTGGTGAATGGGTCTTGCTCTGGTATTGGCTGCTGCCAAACCTCCATTCCTAAAGGCGTAAAGAATTTCAATATTACTGTGACAAGCTACAACAACCACACAAGAGTAATGGACTTCAACCCCTGCAGCTACGCCTTTGTTGTTGAAGATGGTATTTATAAATTTTCTACATTAGATCTTGTTAATTTTCAAAAAGAGGGGTTCCCTGTGGTACTTGATTGGGCAATCGGAAATAAGAATTGTAAAGAAGCTAGAAAGAACACAACAGCTTATGCATGTAAGGAGAATAGCGTGTGTCTTGACTCTGATAATCAACCTGGGTATCTTTGTAACTGCTCCAGTGGTTACAAGGGGAATCCTTACCTCGCAAATGGTTGCAAAG aAATTGATGAGTGCGAGGATCCTAGCCTCAACAAATGCATAAGTACCGCAAATTGTCTAAACATAGTGGGAAGCTATACATGTTTCTGTCCCAAGGGTTACCATGGAGACGGAAGAAA TGATGTTAGACTAATTTTATTTGTAGGTGCAAGTAGTGCCGTTTCCCTTCTATTTGTGATCATCTCATTTGTATCATGGGGACTTCAAAGAAGGAAAATCAACGAGCTTAAAAAGAAAAACTTCAGAGACAATGGTGGGCCAGTTTTGAAACAATTACTCTCCAAGATTGAAAGAACTGCAGAGAAAGCTAAAATTTTCACCGAAGATGAAGTCAAAAAGGCAACCAATAATTTTAATGCAAGTCAAATTGTGGGCAAAGGAGGGTTTGGGATAGTTTACAAAGGAACTTTAGATAAAAAATTAGTAGCAATCAAAAAGTCCAGATTTATGGACCATGATCAGATTGAACAATTTGTTAACGAGGTGTTCGTTCTCTGCCAAATCAAGCATCCAAGCGTGGTAAAACTCATAGGTGTTTGCTTGGAAACATCGGTTCCCTTATTAGTATATGAGTTCATTGGCAACAAGACCCTCCATTACCACATACACAATGAGGTTGGTGGGTCCTCCATGCCATGGAAAACTCGTCTGAGGATTGCAGTGGAAACTGCAGATGCACTTGCACATATGCACTCTGACGCTCCCATACATATCATTCATAGAGATGTTAAATCTGAAAACATACTTCTTGATGATGAATTCCAAGCCAAAGTATCCGATTTCGGAGTTTCAAGATTGGTTCCTTTGGATCAAACTCAGGTATCTACATTGGTTCAAGGAACACTTGGATACATAGATCCTGAATACTTACTTACAAGCTTGTTGAATGAAAAGAGCGATGTGTATAGCTTCGGGGTTGTCCTTTTAGAGCTATTGACAGGACAGAAAGCACTTTCTTCTGATAGGCCAGACAAGGACAAAAGTCTGGCTGCCTTCTTCATTGACTCAATGAAAGAGGACCGCCTATTTGAAATTCTCCATGAACGAGTGAGAAATGAAGGAAACTCGGAGCAGCTTAAGGGGGTTGCTGAGCTCGCAAAACGCTGCTTAAGAATCAAGGGAGTGAAAAGGCCTACAATGAAGGAAGTAAAAAGTGAGCTTGAGGAACTAATGATGGGCAAATGCGTTCATGTTTAA
- the LOC110663283 gene encoding wall-associated receptor kinase 2-like, producing the protein MYQKLLFLFAAMLAAVAAPASAQTLPGCPNQCGNLSISFPFGTKEGCYLNEDFLITCNTSNAAFLGITKIEVLNISVQGQLRISIEAAYDCYNEAGNITRRARSILSVPKFPLSYRQNKFTATGCDTSTLIQGKRAHTYATGCVSYCVKHEDVINGSCAGIGCCQTSIPKGVLNFRASVGSFSDHQNVWNFNPCSYAFVVEEKAYDFSVLDLADLRGVTKFPVVLDWAIGNETCSDAQKKPETYACKDNSICHGSDNGPGYRCNCFDGYSGNPYLANGCKDIDECAIPSLNLCTHSCKNTPGNYTCYCPKGYKGDGRKDGIGCTRIKKSHIGIAIGVGIGVIVLLVASSWLYLVLKERKLIKLKEKFFRQNGGFMLKQKLCSPEGTSNATKLFTAEELKRATNNYDESTIIGKGGFGTVYKGTLPNNREVAIKKSIIIGQTQIEQFINELIVLSQINHRNVVKLLGCCLETEVPLLVYEYITNGTLSEYLHNQSNASALPWEIRLKIAAETAGALSYLHSAASVPIIHRDVKTTNILLDANYTAKVSDFGASRLVPLDEIQLSTMVQGTLGYLDPEYLHTSQLTEKSDVYSFGVVLVELLTGKKALCFDRPEDERSLAMHFLSCMKGGQLVEILEKDIVNQGNKIQLEEVAKLAKRCLSLKGEERPTMKEVAMELEGLRMMGMHPWDEVNTEETEQLLHEQENGFGHVDGGIASVGYCSMRDHVISPLGGGR; encoded by the exons ATGTATCAAAAATTGCTATTTTTGTTTGCTGCAATGCTGGCAGCAGTAGCTGCACCAGCTTCAGCTCAAACCCTTCCTGGCTGCCCAAATCAGTGTGGGAATTTAAGTATCTCATTTCCATTTGGAACGAAGGAGGGATGCTACCTTAATGAAGACTTCCTTATAACATGCAATACATCAAATGCAGCATTCTTAGGAATCACAAAAATAGAAGTCCTTAACATATCAGTCCAAGGCCAATTGCGAATCTCCATAGAAGCAGCATATGATTGTTACAATGAAGCTGGTAATATTACCAGACGTGCAAGATCAATACTCTCGGTGCCCAAATTCCCGCTTTCCTACAGGCAGAACAAGTTCACTGCCACTGGTTGCGACACCTCCACACTTATTCAAGGCAAAAGAGCACACACATATGCAACTGGGTGCGTATCCTATTGTGTCAAACATGAAGATGTGATCAATGGGTCATGCGCTGGCATTGGCTGCTGCCAAACTTCTATTCCAAAAGGAGTATTGAACTTTCGTGCAAGTGTTGGTAGCTTTTCTGATCATCAAAACGTGTGGAATTTCAATCCCTGCAGCTATGCCTTCGTGGTTGAGGAAAAAGCATATGATTTCTCAGTATTAGATCTTGCTGACTTACGGGGCGTGACAAAGTTTCCTGTGGTCCTTGATTGGgctattggaaatgaaacttgcaGTGATGCTCAGAAGAAACCTGAAACCTACGCCTGCAAGGACAATAGCATATGCCATGGTTCTGATAATGGCCCTGGTTATCGCTGCAATTGCTTCGATGGCTACAGCGGGAACCCATATCTTGCTAATGGTTGCAAAG ATATAGATGAATGTGCAATTCCAAGTCTCAATCTGTGCACACATAGTTGTAAAAACACTCCTGGAAATTATACTTGTTATTGCCCCAAGGGGTACAAGGGGGATGGCAGAAAAGATGGAATTGGTTGCACTCGCATTAAAAAATCACACATTGGAATTGCCATTG GTGTTGGCATAGGCGTTATAGTCTTGCTTGTTGCAAGTTCCTGGCTCTACTTGGTTTTAAAGGAAAGAAAGCTCATCAAGCTTAAAGAAAAGTTCTTTAGGCAAAATGGAGGATTTATGTTGAAACAGAAACTATGTAGTCCAGAAGGAACCTCCAATGCAACAAAACTATTTACTGCAGAAGAGTTGAAGAGGGCCACCAACAACTACGACGAGAGTACAATCATTGGTAAAGGAGGCTTCGGTACAGTTTATAAAGGAACACTACCAAATAACAGAGAAGTTGCCATCAAGAAGTCAATAATTATTGGTCAAACCCAGATTGAGCAATTCATTAATGAGTTGATTGTTCTCTCCCAAATCAACCACAGGAATGTAGTAAAGCTCTTGGGTTGTTGTTTAGAAACAGAAGTCCCTTTATTAGTTTATGAATATATTACCAATGGTACTCTCTCCGAGTACCTACATAATCAAAGCAATGCATCAGCACTTCCTTGGGAGATCCGTCTTAAGATAGCAGCAGAAACGGCAGGagcactatcatatttacactctGCGGCTTCTGTACCGATCATACATAGAGATGTCAAGACTACCAACATACTCTTAGATGCTAATTACACTGCAAAAGTGTCTGATTTTGGGGCTTCAAGACTGGTTCCATTAGATGAAATTCAGTTGTCTACAATGGTGCAAGGAACATTGGGATACCTGGACCCAGAATACTTGCACACAAGTCAATTAACAGAGAAAAGTGATGTATACAGCTTTGGAGTAGTCCTTGTCGAACTACTAACAGGTAAGAAGGCACTCTGTTTTGACAGACCAGAGGACGAGAGAAGTCTTGCTATGCATTTTCTTTCTTGTATGAAAGGGGGTCAATTGGTTGAAATTCTTGAGAAAGATATAGTTAATCAGGGAAACAAAATCCAACTGGAGGAAGTGGCTAAATTGGCAAAGAGGTGCTTGAGTTTGAAAGGGGAGGAGAGGCCTACTATGAAGGAAGTTGCAATGGAATTAGAAGGCCTGAGAATGATGGGAATGCATCCCTGGGATGAAGTTAATACAGAGGAAACAGAGCAGTTGCTGCACGAGCAAGAAAATGGTTTTGGTCATGTTGATGGTGGCATTGCAAGTGTTGGGTATTGTAGCATGAGAGATCATGTAATTTCTCCATTAGGTGGTGGAAGATGA